ATTGAGTACTGATGTCTTGTATCTAAAGGAACTGGCTTCCTTGTTGCATGATTAAACTCAGAATCACTTCTCGAGCTTGCAGTATCCGCACTCTCTTGGATTTTTAATGTACCTTCTCTAGCTAAATCAATAACCTCTACATTATTCACCTCTTCTTCGGAATAACAAGAAACTGATTCTTCTTCCGATACGAAGCTATCATCCTCCCAGAAAGAGAAACCGAGCTCTTCATCAGCCTCGGGCAACAATAAGAACGAGCTATCAGCATTCACATCTGAAACCTCCTCGTACTCCTCAGCCTTGTCAACATCAACCAGACCCTCCAAAAACGGGTGATTCAACAACATCTCTGCTGTCCAGCGATACATAGGCTTCCTCACCAAGCACCTCTTCAAGAAATTCTTAGCCTCAACCGATATCTCATTTGAAATTCTCGGCATTTCACGCCCTTCCGCAATCCTTTCAAGAAGCTCACCACCATCCAAATATATTCCCTCCCACGGAGACTTCCCTGTCAACATCTCAATCACAATACAACCAAGTGCCCAAATATCGGAAGCCGGTTCTTGAACACCACCAGCCAGCACTTCAGGCGATAAATACAATGGAGTACCCCTAAAATAAGGatccaacttcctcttcttaTCACTCCTCCGCATTACCCTCTTAGCTAACCCTAAATCACAAATCTTTGCCCTATACTCCCCACCGCAATTCCCAACAAGCAAAACATTATCAGGCTTTAAATCACAATGAACATAACCATTACTATGAATATGATaaatacctcttaccaaatccCTCGTATATCGCTTCACATCGAATTCATCCAATCCACCATCACCAACAACATTAGCTAATGTTCCACCAGAACCATACTCCAACAACAAATTATAAACCATCCCACCATTGTCAGCAGTAGTAATCTCATCACCAAAACATCTAATTACATAATCAGACCTCCCAATATTGGAAAGAACCTCCCTTTCTTTCTGAATAGAACCAGAAACAGAAACCTCAGCAGATTTAATAGCCATAAGAGGTGGAAAACACCTGAATTTCAATTTGGGTTTCTTCAAAGTTGCTAAAAAAACAGACCCAAAACTTCCTTTACCTAACAATGCACCTCTAAACCATGCCACACCATCTCCATATTTATTCCTCTTACACAATAACTTGTTTTGCTCAGCTTTATCTACATACACATCATCCTCTGCCTTAATTTCCATcataaatgattaaatgataTAAAAAAAGAGCAGCAAATTCAAAATGAGAAATAGGGTTTATATGGAATGTGCATATATAGAGTCCAGATAAAGAAACCCCAAAATAATAAAATTAGGAAATATTAGGGTTTACAAGAAAAGGGCTacaaagaaaataaaattaagaaaaaaatggttttggggggggggggttgaTGGGAAGTGGACAAGTGGTGCAGTTTGTGGATTAATAATGGAGGCCTTGAAGATGGTTAACATAAGAATGAATGAGTGTATGTAATGAATAGTAGCATGTTTGTTTGTAAAGCAGCCGCGTTTTGAATTGTATTTACTTTTCTTGTTCCATGTTTCTCTTCCTTTATTTTTAACAGAATAAACGGTCGCTTGTCTAAATGGTACATTTGGGGCAAGTTTATTGTTTAGACATGTTCTAACTCTTACATTTTAGATTTTTATTGTTCCATAACTGTAGTTTGTTTCAGTTAGATTTTTTTCACAGCCTGTATATGTCTTGCAGATGATGCATAAGCAAATCTATGTCTACCATCATTTTCAAGAATATTAGTGACTGTTTGAAGATATATATGATAAATTTATAAGATTTCGTGACTTTGTTTATGTGAAATGAATAAGTATTTGGTACATGCTAATGTTCTTAAGTTACCTTTGTAAAAATGTAATTTAAAGCAGAAAGCAAGACtacaattaaataatcaattttATAGGTTACATCATGGTCAGAATGCGTCCGTGTACCTATTCCTTACAAGTTGGTTAAGCATCAACAGGCTTTACTACATACAATTTACAATTGCGGCTAACAAGTAGGGGAAGGTGGTGTGTTAACGACGTAACATAATCTTCCAACGTGGGTATACGAAccttataaattttatcaagCAATATTGAGAGTTTTTTTTTCAAGAAATCCCACGCTACCTCCGTGTCGTTTTAATCACGAGTAGGCCTGCTAATGAATCGGGTTTGAATCGTATCGACCTAAATTCATATctatatttatttactttttcGGATTCGGATTCAGATCGGATTGGCTCCGGATTTTTTATAAGTCGATCCATATCCGGATCCATTCGGATCACGGATTTcgaaaaataatataataataatatattcaATTGAGTGATTACTGTGATACTTAACCCATAATTTAAGTGTTAATTAggttaatatattttaaaaataatataatttttgggaaattattagcttatttaatataataaataaaagaTAAAAATATGATTGGTGATAAAATAAATGGGACGAAGCTTAATAAATACTTGGATAACCCTGTGATTTGTATAACAGTCTGAAATAGAATAAAAAAATCCAATTATCTCGGATGAAGGTAGTGGAAAGAATCTCAGCCAATTAATATGGTGTGTGAATGCAAGCTATGGGTACAAAAATATTCTGTTTTTTGTAACATAATTGTTCAACTTAGGCATATGCTCGTTTCTTCCTGATTTAAGAAGTACTATCATTTTATGTTAAATATTGGTTCTAGTTGGCTAATCTATTCGATATATAGACAATATTGTTTTTGGCTTGTCTTTTACTACTCAATAACCTATAGCTTTACTTGGATTTTATCTCACTCTTGTTCTCTCCATTTGTCATTATTTATACACAGtgaatattttttatatatgatAAACGAGCTATGTTAACAGATTGTAAGAAATTGTAATATTGAATCTAAAATACAAAATTATCTTAAATGTATATATGAAAGCTTAGAGAATATAATGCTGAAGtattgtaatatatatatcatatatcaGCTGGATCCTAACAGAATGTGACGACATGTCACTGATTAATTTATATATTAGAAAACTTAATCACTAAGTTTCAATATCCCCTCAAGATGGAGGTGTAAATACTCCAATCTTGGACAGCAAATTGTTGAAATGAGTAGCAGGAACAATCTTTGTTAGGACATCAGCTAGTTGTGAACGAGTAGGCAAGTATGTAAGCTGCAATAATCCTTCTAAGACCTTATCACGGTTGAAATGACAATCCAACTCGATATGCTTGGTACGTTCATGAAAAACAGGATTCTTGGCTATATGCAGTGCAGATTGGTTATAACAGTGTAGAACAACTGGTTTGAGACTAGAACCCCCCAATTCTTCAAGCAAACGAACAACCCAAGTGACTTCTGCAGCAGCCGAAGCCATGGCACGGTATTCTGCCTCAGCAGAAGAACGAGAAATAGTTGTTTGTTTCTTGGATTTCCAGGTGACAGTGGAATTTCCATGAAGTAAAATATACATCGTAACAGATCGTCTAGAATCAATGCAGGATGCCCAATCAGCATCTGAGAATGCTTGTAAGGTAAGTTGACCAGTGGCTTGTAATAAAATTCCTTGAGAAACAGTCCCAGCAAGATATCGAAGACCATGATGCAATGCTTGAAAATGTGAAGTACGAGGAGCATGCATATACTGACTTAACGTTTGTACTGTATATGACAAATCCGGCCGTGTATTGGTCAGATAATTAAACTTTCCAACTAATGATCTGTAGACTTCAGGATTATCAATCAATGCACC
This sequence is a window from Apium graveolens cultivar Ventura chromosome 9, ASM990537v1, whole genome shotgun sequence. Protein-coding genes within it:
- the LOC141682432 gene encoding mitogen-activated protein kinase kinase kinase 20-like, with protein sequence MMEIKAEDDVYVDKAEQNKLLCKRNKYGDGVAWFRGALLGKGSFGSVFLATLKKPKLKFRCFPPLMAIKSAEVSVSGSIQKEREVLSNIGRSDYVIRCFGDEITTADNGGMVYNLLLEYGSGGTLANVVGDGGLDEFDVKRYTRDLVRGIYHIHSNGYVHCDLKPDNVLLVGNCGGEYRAKICDLGLAKRVMRRSDKKRKLDPYFRGTPLYLSPEVLAGGVQEPASDIWALGCIVIEMLTGKSPWEGIYLDGGELLERIAEGREMPRISNEISVEAKNFLKRCLVRKPMYRWTAEMLLNHPFLEGLVDVDKAEEYEEVSDVNADSSFLLLPEADEELGFSFWEDDSFVSEEESVSCYSEEEVNNVEVIDLAREGTLKIQESADTASSRSDSEFNHATRKPVPLDTRHQYSIAFTIPAGV